CGAAAAAATGCAAAAACGTTTATTTGCGCAATTATTCTCATCATCCTCATGCTCACGGAAGACGGTTATTCGGAGTTTTATTCCATATGCCTTGACCGGGAACTTGCAGGGCGGGTTAAGCAGGCAATGACGCAGATCATTCAAGCAAGCCCAGCAATTGAGAAATATTTTAAACTATCGAAAACACTGAGCAGCCCAATCACCTGTGAGCTAACAGGTAGCTTTTATCAAGCGAGAACCTCCGAAGCAAATCGCAATAACTCCATTCAGCCCAGTGCGTTCATTGCTGATGAAATCGGAGCTTTTCGGGATAAAAGCAATATTGATGCGATGAAGACCGGCCAGCTCAGTGTGAGAAATCCCCTCCGGTTTAAAATCACGACAGCCTATGCAGAAACAGAAAGTATCATGATTGAGGAGCTGGATTACATCCGCAAGGTGTATGACGGCATCCTAGAAGACGACCGGTTATTTGCACTGCTTTATTATGCCGAAGAGGGGCACGAGTGGGATGATATCGGCTTGCAGCAAGCAAACCCGCTGCGGATACCGGAAAATTATCAAGAAATCCGGGACAATCGCAAAGCTGCCCTCGAAAAGCCTTCGGAGCGTACCGAGTTCTTAACCAAGCACATGAATGTCTTTGTAAATGATGTCAAAGAGGATCCCTATATCATTTTTGACAAATGGAAGAAGTGCGAAGTAGGGAAGATTGACCTGAAGGGTAAAGAGGTTGCTGTGGGCGTTGACTTATCGTTAACCACTGACCTGACGGCGGTAGATATTATTTACCAGGAGAACGGCAAGTATTTCGTAAAGGCTCACGCCTTTCTTCCAGAGAACTCATTAGCGGCCCGAAGAGAGCGAATTGACTATAGACAGATGGAGAAGCTGGGCTACTGTACCATCACCAAGGGAGATATTGTCGACTATAACGTGGTTGAGCAGCATATTCGTTCCATAGAGGAGACTTACGGCTGCCGAATTAAAGTTATCGCATCGGATCCCTACAACGCGGTGCAGATGATGCAGTCCTTAGCAGAAGACTACGAGGTGGTGCTGATTAAACAGACTTATGGCAATCTAAGTCCGCCGCTGAAAAGTTTTCGAAATGATGTGTATCTTGGAAATGTGTTTTACGAAAAGAATAAGCTGCTGGATTGGAACATGAGTAATGCCACAACGGTCCATGGCCGTACGACTGACGATATCTTGCTTGCAAAAGTAAATAAAAATAAGCACCGTATTGACCTGGTAGTGGCCATGATATTCCCTTACAGCCAAATCTACCTGGTTGATAAAAGCGTTGATTTAAGCAAACTGACAGAGGACTACCTGAGTATGATGGGGTGGTAAGGAGGTGAGAGATTGAATGTATTAAAAAGAATTTACAATAAGATAATGCAGAACGTAGGGGGAAGGACAGCAGACATGCAGAGTGGAGAGCTGCTGGAGTGGCTGGGAATTAGCAAAACCCCTAAGCACCTTGTGAGTGAAGTGACCTATTTCACTTGCCTGAAAATGCTGTCTGAAACCCTGGGCAAGATGCCGCTGAAATTATACCAGAACACAGAAGACGGCATTAAGAAGGCGAAGCCAAACAAGGCTCATCGATTGCTCAACCTCAGGCCAAACGACATCATGACGCCTTCGATTTTCTGGGCGGCAGTGGAGCAAAACCGTAATCATTACGGTAATGCCTACGTTTGGATTAGGAGGCAGTTTAGAAGGGCGAAGTACGGCGGCAGTTTTGAAATCATGGATTTCTGGATTATGCCATCTGACAGCGTCCGGGTCTATGTGGACGATTCAGGGATATTCGGAGCTAAAGGCTCCATCTGGTATAGCTATGTGGATCAATACGCTGGGCAAGATTATGTATTTCGGCCCAGTGAAGTAATGCACTTTAAGACCTCATACAGCTTTGATGGAATCCTAGGCATTCCGGTAAAGGATATCTTAAAATCAACCTTGGAAGGTGGTCTTGAAAGCCAGAATTTCATGAATAACCTATATAGGACAGGCCTAACCGGAAAAGCGGCGCTAGAATACACGGGAGATCTGGATGAAACCGCACAGAAACGGTTAGTTGCAGGCTTTGAACGCTTTGCAAACGGGGCTGCAAACGCCGGTAAGATTGTTCCGGTACCTTTGGGGATGAAGCTGATTCCCCTCGATATCAAGCTTACGGACAGTCAATTTTTTGAATTAAAGAAATTCAGTGCCTTGCAAATTGCTGGGGCTCTTGGTATCAAGCCAAACCAGATTAATGATTACGAGAAATCCTCCTATGCTAACTCTGAGATGCAGCAGCTAAGCTTCTATGTTGACACGGAGCTCTTCATTTTGAAACAGTATGAGGAAGAAATAAACTATAAGACACTTACAGAAGAAGAGCTCAAAGAAGGGCTCTTTTATAAATTCAATGAGAAAGTTATCCTGCGCACCGACAGCCAAACTCAAATAGAGATGTTGTCGAGAGCTGTGAATAATGGAATCTATACACCGAATGAAGCCAGGGAATACCTGGACAAGCCAAGAGAGAAGGGGGGAGATGGGCTTTTTATGAACGGAAACTATATTCCAATTGAGATGGTTGGAAAGCAATATGACAAGGAGGGAGGTGCAGCTGATGCCGGAGAAGAATAAAAAATATTGGGAGTTTAAAGCGAAAGTCCAAGATGAGGCAGATTTATACCTGTACATAGAAATTGCATCATGGGGCGCAGGCTATGCCGCTCATTCTGCGCAAAGCTTTAAGCGCGAGCTGGATGCTCTAGGAGAAATCAAGACCCTTAACGTCTATATCAATTCCCCGGGTGGTGATGTGTTTGAGGGCAATGCCATCTACAACATCCTAAGCCGGAAGGCGAAGAAATGTGCTGTAAACGTCTATGTAGATGGGCTGGCTGCTAGTATCGCATCGGTCATCGCCATGGCAGGGACCAAGATTATTATGCCAAACAACGCTATGATGATGATACACAACGCTTGGTGTGTCACCTGGGGCAATTCCGGGGAGCTTCGCGAAGCAGCAGAGATGCTGGACAAGGTGAATTTGACAATCCGGCAGGCCTATTTAAACAAGGCAGGAGATGTCTTAGAGCAAGATGCTTTGATAACGCTTATGGATGAGGAATCGTGGCTAACGGCGCAAGAATGTCTTGATTATGGGCTATGCGATGAGGTGATTGGCGAGAAGCAAGTTGCAGCTAAGTTTGACCCAGCTCTACTGAAAAACTTCAAAAATGCGCCAACTGAATTTTTCACCCTTCGACCGGATGGCGCAAGAGAAGATCCCGAGGACAAGAGGCATGAGCCGGCGGAAAAACCGGCCGCACAGCTAGATCATGCAGCCGAGAAAGAACGACTTTTACTGGAAATTGATTTTACTTAGAGAAAGGAAAATAAGAAAATGAATGAAAAATTATTAAAAATGCTTAATTCTATTAATGCAAAGAAAGCAGAAGCCAAACAGCTTTTAGAGGATGACAAGGTAGACGAGGCAAAGATAGCTAAGGCGGAGCTAGAAAGGATGCAAGCCGCTTTTGACATTGCCAAGGATCTTTACGACGAAGAACAGGAAGAAGCTGAGGAGGACATTGCAACCGGCAAGGCGAAAGAAGTCACTGATAAGAAGGACGGCATCCTAGGGGCTTTTGTTAATGTAGTTAAGGCCGGCATATTGAAGCGGCCCGCGAGCGAAAAGGACCTTGAAATCTTAAATCTGATGACTGAAAAAGATCCAAACGGGCAAGGCGTGTCTGATGGTGGCGTAACCGTTCCGGAGGACCTACGCACGCAGATTAAAGAGCTGAGAAGAACAGAAGATGCTCTTGAGTTGCTTGTTAATACAGAGCCCGTTTCTACGTTAAGCGGCAGCCGGGTAATTGAAGCCAACGCGGACCAGGTACCCTTTGACAACGTAGAGGAAGCTGCCCAGTTTCCGGATGTTGATACGCCGCAGTTTATCACGATTGACTACAAGGTCAAGAAAAAGGGAGGCATCTTAAAAGTCACCAGAGAACTCTTACAGGATACCGCGGAGAATATCATCGGGTACCTGAGAAAGTGGATTGCCAAGAAGGCAAAGGTCACCAGGAATTTCTTAATCCTTGCACAGCTGGAGGAAAGCTTTGGAGGAGCAAATACGCATGCCGTAAGTGGTTTTGATGACCTTAAGGACATCTTTAACACAATGCTCGATCCAGCCATCGCTCTGGGCGCTAAGGTGCTGACCAACCAAGACGGTTTCAACTGGCTTGACAAGCTAAAGGACCAGGATAAAAAGTACATCTTGCAGCCTAACCCGGTAAATGCAACGCAGCGCCTGCTGTTTGGCGTGTACCCGGTGATTGTTGCCTCCAACAAGGTACTGAAATCCACTGTTGAGGGAACAGATAAAAAGATTCCGCTGTACTGTGGCGATTTCAAAGAAGCAATTACAATCTTTGACCGGGAGACCCTGTCGATTGAGTTCTCTACGGAGGCGGGTGACTTATGGAGTAAGGACCTTACTGGTGCAAAGGTTCGGGAGCGACTGGACATTAAGACGATTGATGAAGAAGCTGTTGTTAAGGGAGAAGTGACGGTAACTGTGTAAGGGGGCTTCGGCCCTCTTCTTTAGAGAGGAGGCCCAAATGAGCGCTGAAACAGCCATGCTTGAGGAAGTAAAAGATTATCTGCGCGTGGATGGATCTGATGATGATTCTCAGGTCAAGGGTCTTATTTCAGCCGCAGACATTTACCTGGAGAATGCCGGAGCAGTGAAAGACTATGATAACAATCTATATAAGCTTGCTGTCAAGATTCTGGTGACACACTGGTATGAGAATCGGCTGCCGGTTGGAGAGGTAACGGAAGAAATGGCCTTTTCGCTTCGCCACATCTTGCTGCAATTGAAATATTGTTACGGTGGTGATGAAACATGAATCCAGGAAAATACAGAAATAAGATTACATTTCTGAAAAGAGAGCATGGTCAAGATGATTACGGAGAGCAGGTAGACGAATGGACAGCCTTTAAGACCGTCTGGGCAGCTAAGGACCCACTACTTGGAAATGAGTTTTTTAAGGCCGTGGCCACGGAAGCGAAAGTGGAGGTGAAATTCAACTCTCGGTACATTACAGGAATCACGGGTGATATGCGAATCCAGCACGATAATGAAATTTACGAGATTCTTTCAGCCATCGACGTTAAATCTCTCCATAAAGAACTTTTGTGTTATTGCAGGAGGATACCAGATGGTGAAGGTTAAGTTTAAGATTGAGGGCATGAAGGAGCTGCAAAAGAGTTTGAAAAAGCTTGGTGAAGTTCCTCAGAAGCATGTCACTTCATCGGCCCGTAAAGGTATGAATATTATTTTGAAGGGAGCTAGATCAAATGCCCCTGTCGATACCGGTGACCTGAAGCGGGGGATGAAGCTTTTCGGTGAAAAGTCACGCTTTAAGGGTAAGAAGGTATACCGCATCATATTTGATCCTACCATGAACGACATCTTTCAAAAGAAGAATGCGGAGGGCGAAATCACCGGTTACTACCCTATTTCCCAGGAATATGGTTTTTTTTCCCGAAATGGCAGATATATTCCCGGATATAGGTTTATCCACGATAGCATGGCTGGTAATGCGAAACAAATGGAAAGAATTGTTGTGGACACCATGAAAACAAAGATTGATCAGGAGATCGGAAAGGCGGGACTGAAATAAATGGATGAGAGGGAAAGGCTCCAACAGGAGTTTGTTGAGAAAATACAAGAAATTATTGACGGACTTGAAAAGCAGAAGCTTCCGCTGCGCGCAAAACTCCTTCTGTGGATGCTAAAGCGAAAAGTAAAGCGGGTGAAATAATGGAAAAAGAGCTAAGGTATGAACTGGAAAAAGCAATCCCGGAGCTGGCCGGAAACATTTATCCAACTAATGCTCCGGAGGCGTCAAAACGTCCCTATATCGTCTATACCAGAGTCACAACGCAACGCACAAAGACGCTGGAGGGCTATACCAGCAAACAGGCGTTATCGTACATGTTTAGCATCATGGCGACAAAATATGCCGATATGAAAGCTCTGGCTGAGCAGGTGGAGGCCTTTCTAATCGCCCTGCCTGGCAAGGATATTGGGAAGGATGAGATTCATGTCGAGGACGTAAAAATTAATAACATAAGTGAAACCTATGAATTTGAGCTGAAAGTAAATCGTGGAATCCTTGATTTCACAATCTATTTTTAGCAGAAAGGAAAATATAAAATGAGTGATGATGTACGCAGAGCGCTAGGAACCAAGCTGAAAATAGGCAAAACCACTCCTGTGGCGGTGGCGGGGCTGTCCTCTATCGGGGGGCTGGAGCTGTCAGCCGACACAATAGATACAACTACGCTGGATAGTGATGGAGGATACCGAACTTTTATTGCTGGATTTAAGGATGCAGGAGAGGTATCTTTGGAAGGCTTCCTGATCCCGGCCACGGGAAAGGGACAAAAGGAATTGTACGACCTGTTTGAGAGCGGGGAGGTAGACGATTTCGTGATTGAGTTTCCTCCTGAAACAGGTACGAAATGGGAATTTAAGGGTGTTGTAACAGGGTTCTCTACGAGTGCAGATCTGGAGGATCCTCTGGCCTTTTCTGCAACGATTAAAGTCAGTGGCAAGCCAACCCTGACGGTGGGAACAGGAGGTAGCGGATAATGGGATATACACCGATTGAATTGGACAAGGTCCGAAATTTCAGATATGGTATGAAAGCCATATCACTAATAGAAAAAAAGTTGAAAGCACCCATCGCCAAAATTGATATGGACAGTTTGACTATGGAAGAATCGGCAACCTTGGTTTGGGCTGGACTTGCCCATGAGGATAAAAACCTCACACCAGATAAGGTGATGGATCTTATTGATGATTATTCAACCCTGACTGAAGTTATGAAGGCTATGGAGACGGCAATGGAGGAGGCTTTCGGTGTTGCGGAAGAACCGGGAAAAAACGAGTAGAGGGCGGCGGGGAAGAGTTCAGCGTGGCCGGAGCGCTGGAGCTTGCCGCCCATATCGGAATCCCAGTAACGGAGTTTTGGGAGATTACGCCCTTTGAACTTTCTATAGTGGCGAAAGGCTATGCAAAACGAAAAGCAGAAGAGCAGAAAGAAAGCATTGCTCAAGCATATCTGATCTCTCGGTGGGTATGGCAGAAGAAGATTAATATTAAGAAGATATTTGCTTCCGATGAGAAAAAAAAGCCAATGACAGATGATCAGATGCTGGAACGCGTGAAAGCGCTTAATACTGTTTTCGGGGGAATAGTTGAGGAAAAATAAACATTGCACTCTAATGCTGGAATATGTTACCATATAAAGTACTTGGAGGTGTGTATTATGAAGAAAATTTTATGTCTAGTGTCTGTTTTAATTATGGTATTTACACTTATATCTTGCGCTCAAGGAGAGGATGCAGGTTCTAAGCAAAAAAAGCAGGCAGATAGCAGAACGTTAGCTGAGATGGTCTCAGTTTTTCAAGAAAAAGGGATTGATGGAGAAGTAGAGGAGCCATTATTTCAGTTAGTGGGGGCAAAGGCAGGGGCCATATTTTATATGGAAAATTCAGTTGTGAAGATTTATGAATTTGAAAGTGAAAAAGACTATCAAAAACAAAAAGCTGAATATACAATCCTGGAGGACATGCCTGTTAATGGTAAATTTGCTTTAGAGACCAACAGTGAGAAAGCTGAAGAATTGTTTTCTTCTATTGACCTGGAATTAAAAATACTCGCTGAATTAAAGAATAGAGAGATTCCGACGGTAAGTATAGGAGAGGTGATTTCAGACGATAGGGCAGAGGTGACTATAAATAAAATAGAGTTTTCCTATGATGTTCTCCCAGATAACACGAATTCATTCTATACGCATTATCCAGCAGAATCCGGAAAAGTATATATTCATGTAGATACAGATGTTAAAAACATTCAGAAGCAAGAGCTTAATTGTGACGAAGTCATGTCGGTAAAAATAGATTATGATAATGGCTATAAATACACAGCTTTTTCAGTACCAGAAGATTCTAGTACTGGATTTGGTTATTCTACTAGCATAGCACCTCTTACTTCCCTTGGTGTGCATTTTATGGCGGAGTGCCCTCAAGAGGTGGAGGAATCTCAAAAACCAGTAAAAGTCATTTTCCTTCTAGGCAATGATGAATATGAATATGTGATCAGATAGAAGATTTGGCTATAAAGTACTCTGAACAAGAAAATATATGACGGTATGTTGTATAATAGTGGAAAAGGTGTTGTTATTTTTAGTGAGGTGGTGTACTATTATGGGAATTTTCTTGGTAGAAAAATGCAGTTTGTGTGGGAATACGGATCAAGGCGCAGATATTGCAGATGGTTACCTATGTCGGAGTTGTCTGAAAAGGTGCGGGCCTTTTCTACCTCATCTGGCACTAAAAACAAAAAATTTAAAACAAGCGGAAAAAGCGATGAATCTTAATGAAATAAATAAAAGCCGACTTTCGGAGTTTTCGGCAACAAAAGTAATTGGGCAATGCGCAGAATTTGATGAAAATAATCGATACTGGATGGGATTAAGGAACGGACCTACGAAGTCATGGCTAGATCCTATAGTATATAAATTTGATGATATTGTTAATTTTGAATTGCTTGAAGATGGTGAGAGCGTTACAAAAGGCGGTTTGGGCATGGCAGCTATTGGAGGTCTTGTATATGGGGGCGTCGGAGCTATAGTTGGGAGTGTTGTTGGCAAAAAGAAGACGAAATCGTCCGTTAACAGTTTGAAAATTAAAATTACCGTGAGAAACAATGACGACCCAGCTGCTTATATTGATATTTTTAACAAGAAGTTGATGGCAGACTCTTCTCTATATAGACAATATTTTAGCGAAGCGCAAGAAATTTTATCAATGCTATCAATTATAACGGAATCAAATAAACCTTGTGAACCAAAAACATCTGTTGCTGATGAATTGTTAAAATTTAAGGAATTACTTGACGCAGGCATATTGACACAAGACGAATTTAATCGTGAAAAAGAAAAACTTTTAAAATAAGATTTATTAAAAAGCACTCTTCTAGGGGTGCTTTTTCTATTGCCTGAAAGGAGGTGAAAACAGGTGGCGAAAAGTAATTTTATAGTAAGAGGCGGAGCTGACTTCTCTGGCATTAAG
The genomic region above belongs to Aminipila butyrica and contains:
- a CDS encoding DUF4352 domain-containing protein, which encodes MKKILCLVSVLIMVFTLISCAQGEDAGSKQKKQADSRTLAEMVSVFQEKGIDGEVEEPLFQLVGAKAGAIFYMENSVVKIYEFESEKDYQKQKAEYTILEDMPVNGKFALETNSEKAEELFSSIDLELKILAELKNREIPTVSIGEVISDDRAEVTINKIEFSYDVLPDNTNSFYTHYPAESGKVYIHVDTDVKNIQKQELNCDEVMSVKIDYDNGYKYTAFSVPEDSSTGFGYSTSIAPLTSLGVHFMAECPQEVEESQKPVKVIFLLGNDEYEYVIR
- a CDS encoding phage portal protein, with the translated sequence MNVLKRIYNKIMQNVGGRTADMQSGELLEWLGISKTPKHLVSEVTYFTCLKMLSETLGKMPLKLYQNTEDGIKKAKPNKAHRLLNLRPNDIMTPSIFWAAVEQNRNHYGNAYVWIRRQFRRAKYGGSFEIMDFWIMPSDSVRVYVDDSGIFGAKGSIWYSYVDQYAGQDYVFRPSEVMHFKTSYSFDGILGIPVKDILKSTLEGGLESQNFMNNLYRTGLTGKAALEYTGDLDETAQKRLVAGFERFANGAANAGKIVPVPLGMKLIPLDIKLTDSQFFELKKFSALQIAGALGIKPNQINDYEKSSYANSEMQQLSFYVDTELFILKQYEEEINYKTLTEEELKEGLFYKFNEKVILRTDSQTQIEMLSRAVNNGIYTPNEAREYLDKPREKGGDGLFMNGNYIPIEMVGKQYDKEGGAADAGEE
- a CDS encoding phage tail tube protein, translated to MSDDVRRALGTKLKIGKTTPVAVAGLSSIGGLELSADTIDTTTLDSDGGYRTFIAGFKDAGEVSLEGFLIPATGKGQKELYDLFESGEVDDFVIEFPPETGTKWEFKGVVTGFSTSADLEDPLAFSATIKVSGKPTLTVGTGGSG
- a CDS encoding phage major capsid protein gives rise to the protein MNEKLLKMLNSINAKKAEAKQLLEDDKVDEAKIAKAELERMQAAFDIAKDLYDEEQEEAEEDIATGKAKEVTDKKDGILGAFVNVVKAGILKRPASEKDLEILNLMTEKDPNGQGVSDGGVTVPEDLRTQIKELRRTEDALELLVNTEPVSTLSGSRVIEANADQVPFDNVEEAAQFPDVDTPQFITIDYKVKKKGGILKVTRELLQDTAENIIGYLRKWIAKKAKVTRNFLILAQLEESFGGANTHAVSGFDDLKDIFNTMLDPAIALGAKVLTNQDGFNWLDKLKDQDKKYILQPNPVNATQRLLFGVYPVIVASNKVLKSTVEGTDKKIPLYCGDFKEAITIFDRETLSIEFSTEAGDLWSKDLTGAKVRERLDIKTIDEEAVVKGEVTVTV
- a CDS encoding terminase large subunit, which codes for MAKAKQYAQRAISGEEITTKEVKKQCEWFLSNLEQQEKEGYPFYLDSGEVNKIQGILSLLFFATGLGVIGKSILDGLEDFQAFFLVNIFGWRFKADPRKYRYRDVVLFIPRKNAKTFICAIILIILMLTEDGYSEFYSICLDRELAGRVKQAMTQIIQASPAIEKYFKLSKTLSSPITCELTGSFYQARTSEANRNNSIQPSAFIADEIGAFRDKSNIDAMKTGQLSVRNPLRFKITTAYAETESIMIEELDYIRKVYDGILEDDRLFALLYYAEEGHEWDDIGLQQANPLRIPENYQEIRDNRKAALEKPSERTEFLTKHMNVFVNDVKEDPYIIFDKWKKCEVGKIDLKGKEVAVGVDLSLTTDLTAVDIIYQENGKYFVKAHAFLPENSLAARRERIDYRQMEKLGYCTITKGDIVDYNVVEQHIRSIEETYGCRIKVIASDPYNAVQMMQSLAEDYEVVLIKQTYGNLSPPLKSFRNDVYLGNVFYEKNKLLDWNMSNATTVHGRTTDDILLAKVNKNKHRIDLVVAMIFPYSQIYLVDKSVDLSKLTEDYLSMMGW
- a CDS encoding head maturation protease, ClpP-related → MPEKNKKYWEFKAKVQDEADLYLYIEIASWGAGYAAHSAQSFKRELDALGEIKTLNVYINSPGGDVFEGNAIYNILSRKAKKCAVNVYVDGLAASIASVIAMAGTKIIMPNNAMMMIHNAWCVTWGNSGELREAAEMLDKVNLTIRQAYLNKAGDVLEQDALITLMDEESWLTAQECLDYGLCDEVIGEKQVAAKFDPALLKNFKNAPTEFFTLRPDGAREDPEDKRHEPAEKPAAQLDHAAEKERLLLEIDFT
- a CDS encoding SHOCT domain-containing protein; protein product: MGIFLVEKCSLCGNTDQGADIADGYLCRSCLKRCGPFLPHLALKTKNLKQAEKAMNLNEINKSRLSEFSATKVIGQCAEFDENNRYWMGLRNGPTKSWLDPIVYKFDDIVNFELLEDGESVTKGGLGMAAIGGLVYGGVGAIVGSVVGKKKTKSSVNSLKIKITVRNNDDPAAYIDIFNKKLMADSSLYRQYFSEAQEILSMLSIITESNKPCEPKTSVADELLKFKELLDAGILTQDEFNREKEKLLK
- a CDS encoding phage head closure protein; this encodes MNPGKYRNKITFLKREHGQDDYGEQVDEWTAFKTVWAAKDPLLGNEFFKAVATEAKVEVKFNSRYITGITGDMRIQHDNEIYEILSAIDVKSLHKELLCYCRRIPDGEG
- the gp17 gene encoding tail completion protein gp17; translation: MEKELRYELEKAIPELAGNIYPTNAPEASKRPYIVYTRVTTQRTKTLEGYTSKQALSYMFSIMATKYADMKALAEQVEAFLIALPGKDIGKDEIHVEDVKINNISETYEFELKVNRGILDFTIYF
- a CDS encoding head-tail connector protein, translated to MSAETAMLEEVKDYLRVDGSDDDSQVKGLISAADIYLENAGAVKDYDNNLYKLAVKILVTHWYENRLPVGEVTEEMAFSLRHILLQLKYCYGGDET
- a CDS encoding HK97-gp10 family putative phage morphogenesis protein, translated to MVKVKFKIEGMKELQKSLKKLGEVPQKHVTSSARKGMNIILKGARSNAPVDTGDLKRGMKLFGEKSRFKGKKVYRIIFDPTMNDIFQKKNAEGEITGYYPISQEYGFFSRNGRYIPGYRFIHDSMAGNAKQMERIVVDTMKTKIDQEIGKAGLK